The following proteins come from a genomic window of Corallococcus sp. NCRR:
- a CDS encoding BRO-N domain-containing protein, translating into MSNCKPSSIQTFEFESHHVRTVTGPDGEPWFVAKEVCDALGLSNSRMATSRLDDDERGTVSIADGIPGNPTTTIVSESGVYRLIFTSRSERATAFKRWLAHDVLPAIRKTGSYTAPSAPPAAPMPALLPAAPGSLQDTVASIVLLGNAMAGVPGLQEGMRWAKTLQTVTLKTGIPTDAFAQLLPASTDPGRLTPTALGKPLGMSAKRINMRLLELGFQRLGEKDRWVLTEAGAEYGEMVPFVGKNGHADYRPMWRAKVRELLQPTAAVSA; encoded by the coding sequence ATGTCGAACTGCAAGCCCAGCAGCATCCAGACGTTCGAGTTCGAGTCCCACCACGTCCGCACCGTTACTGGCCCGGACGGCGAGCCGTGGTTTGTCGCGAAGGAGGTGTGCGACGCGCTCGGTTTGTCCAACAGCCGGATGGCGACGAGTCGCCTCGACGATGACGAGCGGGGTACCGTCAGCATTGCTGACGGTATTCCGGGCAACCCGACCACCACCATCGTGTCGGAGTCAGGAGTCTACCGGCTCATCTTCACGAGCCGTTCCGAGCGGGCGACGGCGTTCAAACGGTGGCTCGCCCACGACGTGCTGCCTGCCATCCGCAAGACGGGCTCCTACACCGCGCCTAGTGCTCCACCTGCGGCGCCCATGCCCGCGCTGCTCCCCGCGGCCCCGGGAAGCCTCCAGGACACGGTGGCCAGCATCGTTCTCCTGGGCAACGCGATGGCTGGCGTCCCCGGCCTCCAGGAGGGCATGCGCTGGGCGAAGACGCTTCAGACGGTGACGCTGAAGACGGGCATCCCGACGGACGCCTTCGCGCAGCTCCTCCCGGCCTCGACGGACCCGGGCCGCCTCACACCCACCGCCTTGGGCAAGCCGCTGGGCATGAGCGCGAAGCGCATCAACATGCGCTTGCTGGAGCTGGGCTTCCAGCGGCTGGGCGAAAAGGACCGCTGGGTCCTCACCGAGGCCGGTGCCGAGTACGGGGAGATGGTGCCCTTCGTCGGGAAGAACGGGCACGCCGACTACCGCCCGATGTGGCGCGCGAAGGTGCGCGAACTGCTCCAGCCCACTGCTGCCGTCTCTGCGTGA
- a CDS encoding toll/interleukin-1 receptor domain-containing protein: MDLYDTLLTQYADLVSKNHQHRVHTWPVLSGCNRMAGGAGQFLIVVFRHTGNTALITSDNMSEMLVRQATQNTAITDGNKEAMRQVIRRSLLLNPSDLVLLIKSPRPVPADIKGQPLTINAQAVADELKQALRYHEQILGLLPMKIFLSHKGVDKEMVRDFKSTLLLLGFSPWLDEDAMPAGTSLERGILKGFEDSCAAVFFVTPNFVDEKFLATEVDYAIQQKRAKGDAFSIITLVFKDSTSRGTVPQLLRPYVWKEPSTQLQGLREILVALPIQVGEVRLKA; the protein is encoded by the coding sequence ATGGACCTCTACGACACTTTGTTGACTCAATACGCGGACTTGGTCAGTAAAAACCACCAACATCGCGTCCACACATGGCCCGTCTTGTCTGGCTGTAACAGAATGGCAGGTGGGGCCGGCCAATTTCTAATCGTGGTCTTCCGCCACACTGGCAACACCGCACTAATAACAAGCGACAATATGTCTGAAATGCTTGTCAGGCAGGCAACTCAGAACACAGCGATAACGGACGGGAATAAGGAAGCAATGCGTCAGGTCATCCGGCGCTCGCTTTTGCTGAATCCAAGCGACCTTGTCCTCTTGATTAAGTCACCACGCCCGGTGCCTGCCGACATCAAAGGTCAACCACTCACAATCAATGCCCAGGCCGTAGCCGATGAACTCAAGCAAGCGCTTCGCTACCACGAACAGATACTTGGATTGCTGCCAATGAAAATATTCCTTAGTCACAAAGGCGTCGACAAAGAGATGGTTCGGGACTTCAAGTCGACGTTATTGCTCTTAGGTTTCTCGCCTTGGCTCGACGAAGATGCGATGCCCGCTGGAACTTCACTCGAGCGAGGAATCCTGAAGGGGTTCGAGGATTCGTGCGCGGCAGTGTTTTTCGTTACGCCAAATTTTGTCGACGAGAAGTTTCTTGCGACAGAAGTCGATTATGCAATCCAACAGAAGCGGGCGAAGGGGGACGCCTTCTCGATCATCACCCTTGTCTTCAAGGACAGCACGAGCCGGGGCACCGTTCCGCAACTGTTGAGACCCTATGTCTGGAAAGAGCCGTCGACTCAGCTCCAGGGTCTGCGGGAAATACTCGTGGCCCTGCCAATTCAGGTTGGAGAAGTTCGCCTGAAGGCCTGA
- a CDS encoding phage tail protein, with translation MSDVPQYRKPIGTARKFIKRIAIDGADYDLCEPSAGDKTLVLKLSEKAGEIDASRNPVNEDAGIYFLARVAIACLYHPGGRRRVFDLANQEDLEAVKLEPWLMEHAKDFTSGFGGKTVEEEKGNSEATPS, from the coding sequence ATGAGCGACGTCCCGCAGTATCGCAAGCCCATCGGCACCGCCCGGAAGTTCATCAAGCGCATCGCCATTGACGGCGCGGACTACGACCTCTGCGAGCCGTCGGCGGGCGACAAGACCCTCGTGCTGAAGTTGAGCGAGAAGGCTGGGGAGATTGACGCGAGCCGCAACCCCGTCAACGAGGACGCCGGCATCTACTTCCTGGCCCGCGTCGCCATCGCCTGCCTGTACCACCCGGGCGGCCGGCGCCGTGTCTTCGACCTGGCCAACCAGGAGGACCTCGAAGCGGTGAAGCTGGAGCCCTGGTTGATGGAACACGCCAAGGACTTCACCTCCGGCTTCGGTGGCAAGACGGTGGAGGAGGAGAAGGGAAACTCCGAAGCCACCCCGAGTTGA
- a CDS encoding BRO family protein, with product MFEFEPQQQVRTVVGEDGRPLFVAKDVAEALGYVWNGSAAIAHVPEKWRVVRSVLTTSGTKEMPTLTEQGLYFFLGRSDKPKALPFQMWVAEQVVPSIMATGSYSLPSAQPVSVARPGLSRPQEQVVAHFAIAEHLAKLPGVKTGLITSVALAAIHTDTGLTMEPYRQLLPAGEIGPALINPTELGEPLGMLPQKVNKRLAELGFQVRSEHGDRKAWVLTEAGAKWGEMVPFTRRGHSGLQPLWKPAVRGLLRPTDTIAA from the coding sequence ACAGCAGGTCCGCACCGTGGTGGGCGAGGACGGAAGGCCCCTCTTCGTCGCCAAGGACGTGGCCGAGGCGCTCGGCTACGTGTGGAATGGCAGTGCGGCCATCGCCCACGTCCCGGAGAAGTGGAGGGTGGTCAGATCCGTTCTGACCACCTCGGGCACGAAGGAGATGCCCACGCTCACCGAGCAGGGCCTGTACTTCTTCCTCGGACGCAGCGACAAGCCGAAGGCGCTGCCCTTCCAGATGTGGGTGGCTGAGCAGGTGGTGCCCTCCATCATGGCGACGGGCTCCTACTCGCTGCCGAGCGCCCAGCCCGTGTCCGTAGCCCGGCCCGGGCTGTCGAGGCCCCAGGAGCAGGTGGTCGCCCATTTCGCCATCGCGGAGCACCTGGCGAAGCTCCCGGGCGTCAAGACGGGGCTCATCACGTCCGTGGCCCTCGCCGCCATCCATACGGACACCGGGTTGACCATGGAGCCCTACCGGCAACTGCTGCCGGCGGGTGAGATTGGGCCTGCGCTCATCAACCCGACGGAGTTGGGCGAGCCGCTGGGCATGTTGCCCCAGAAGGTGAACAAGCGCCTTGCCGAACTCGGCTTCCAGGTTCGCTCCGAGCACGGGGACCGCAAGGCGTGGGTCCTCACCGAGGCGGGCGCGAAGTGGGGCGAGATGGTGCCCTTTACCCGGCGCGGCCACTCCGGCCTTCAGCCGCTGTGGAAGCCTGCGGTGCGCGGCCTCTTGCGGCCTACTGACACCATCGCCGCCTGA
- a CDS encoding fibronectin type III domain-containing protein, giving the protein MRTLSSSSAALASCRAGFASHVRVLVQRDATWVDLSTLVGGDYLLGASWSDSIEAPVSTASVSVVRNGPGGTRLSLAPLVVASFFNTSGGAYAPLIRPGVYFRIETAAAPLGTLRSNVPPSSWTEAWRGRIDEVDPGPEEMTFSGRDLGGVLQDTHIEVDRNYGSTAGVAVQSVIQSILNDNGMGSYGLYTPVNPSSVRGPYAQKQEPILDAVRFLAEQIGWDVRMRWRVDAGAFALTLWSPDRTTLTPVASYGPDYYLDASPVRQSLEHVRNVVQVVYSDKADLDATGARKRKTVEVSNAASIALYGRRWMRVAEAASSLIDTAAEALRLANAALADLSESAVSMSLTLPGIHWYLEASDLIEVQPDSVRFDSAQVLAVQSVEFESASSGEARTKLELRGRPSTSLAVWASKESRPGVAPSVPFTGPSAPAGLSVTNTVNGFSLAWTPAATGPAWDSYELHISSSPAFTPSQATFRANSRATRFEVADLVAGRAYYARVIPRDEKGNAGPASTEVTLAPRYVAPSMLLPTVTYAALPLNSDFEALSNASLPPDGWSVSPGVWNVDAFDEPASVFSGARAVRLAPTLLATKLGSTPFVVRPDDLVYPSVLMRGNTEGTDNNYTCVLWLAWLDGNGNLLTSGGISPVDVGAASSLWKDLGRGKYAVAPTLARYCQLYIGKGNALAYTLFIDSARVVVQSKLEGLVSATLIPASGWVWTGAPRGGPSYYRNEGETVLGGSIKNGTLGSACFQLDSGYRPGTEVRFPVVSNGAFGWVKVTTDGYVTPMAGSTTEFSLEGVRFRAAG; this is encoded by the coding sequence ATGCGCACGCTCTCCAGCAGCTCCGCGGCGTTGGCCTCGTGCCGGGCGGGTTTCGCGTCGCACGTTCGCGTGCTGGTGCAGCGCGACGCCACGTGGGTGGACCTCTCGACGTTGGTGGGTGGGGACTACCTGCTTGGCGCGTCCTGGTCGGACAGCATCGAGGCGCCGGTTTCGACCGCCAGCGTGTCGGTCGTGCGGAACGGCCCCGGCGGCACCCGGCTGTCCCTGGCGCCGCTAGTGGTGGCGAGCTTCTTCAACACGAGCGGCGGGGCGTACGCGCCCCTCATCCGCCCGGGCGTGTACTTCCGCATCGAGACCGCCGCGGCTCCGCTCGGAACGCTGCGCTCGAACGTGCCGCCGAGCTCGTGGACCGAGGCCTGGCGCGGGCGCATCGACGAGGTGGACCCCGGGCCAGAGGAGATGACCTTCAGCGGCCGGGACCTCGGTGGCGTCCTGCAGGACACGCACATCGAGGTGGACAGGAACTACGGCAGCACGGCCGGCGTCGCCGTGCAGTCCGTCATCCAGTCCATCCTCAACGACAACGGCATGGGCAGCTACGGGCTCTACACGCCCGTGAACCCGAGCAGTGTGCGCGGGCCGTACGCCCAGAAGCAGGAGCCCATCCTGGATGCGGTGCGCTTCCTCGCCGAGCAGATTGGCTGGGACGTCCGCATGCGCTGGCGCGTGGACGCGGGGGCCTTCGCGCTCACGCTCTGGAGCCCGGACCGCACGACGCTGACGCCGGTCGCCAGCTACGGGCCGGACTACTACCTGGACGCGTCTCCGGTGCGGCAGAGCCTGGAGCACGTCCGGAATGTCGTGCAGGTGGTGTACTCCGACAAGGCGGACCTGGACGCCACCGGTGCGCGCAAGCGCAAGACGGTGGAGGTCAGCAATGCCGCCAGCATCGCCCTCTACGGGCGCCGGTGGATGCGGGTGGCGGAGGCGGCCTCCTCGCTCATCGACACCGCGGCGGAGGCGTTGCGCCTGGCGAACGCCGCGCTCGCGGATCTCTCCGAGTCGGCGGTGAGCATGTCGCTGACGCTGCCCGGGATTCACTGGTACCTGGAGGCGTCGGACCTCATCGAGGTTCAGCCCGACAGCGTACGGTTCGACTCCGCGCAGGTGCTGGCCGTCCAGTCCGTCGAGTTCGAATCGGCCTCCAGTGGCGAGGCGCGCACGAAGCTCGAGCTGCGCGGGCGCCCGTCCACGAGTCTCGCCGTCTGGGCTTCGAAGGAGTCTCGCCCCGGTGTCGCGCCGAGCGTGCCATTCACTGGCCCTTCGGCGCCGGCCGGGTTGAGCGTCACGAACACCGTCAACGGCTTCAGCCTCGCGTGGACGCCCGCTGCCACCGGGCCCGCCTGGGACTCCTACGAACTCCACATCAGCAGCTCACCCGCCTTCACGCCCTCGCAGGCGACGTTCCGAGCCAACAGCCGCGCGACGCGCTTCGAGGTGGCTGACCTGGTGGCGGGCCGCGCCTACTACGCGCGCGTCATCCCCCGCGACGAGAAGGGCAACGCCGGGCCCGCCAGCACGGAGGTGACGCTGGCGCCCCGGTACGTCGCTCCGTCTATGCTCCTGCCAACCGTCACCTATGCCGCGCTGCCCCTCAACTCGGACTTCGAAGCGCTCAGCAACGCGTCGTTGCCGCCAGACGGCTGGAGCGTCTCGCCCGGCGTCTGGAACGTGGATGCCTTTGACGAGCCCGCCAGTGTCTTCAGCGGGGCGCGCGCCGTGCGTTTGGCGCCGACGCTACTGGCGACGAAGCTGGGTAGCACCCCCTTCGTCGTCCGGCCCGATGACCTCGTGTACCCCAGCGTCCTCATGCGCGGGAACACCGAGGGCACCGACAACAACTACACCTGCGTCCTATGGCTTGCATGGCTCGACGGCAACGGGAACTTGCTCACGTCCGGCGGTATCTCGCCCGTGGATGTGGGTGCCGCCTCGTCGCTCTGGAAGGACCTCGGCAGGGGGAAGTACGCCGTCGCCCCGACCCTCGCTCGTTACTGCCAGCTCTACATCGGCAAAGGCAACGCCCTGGCATACACGCTCTTTATCGACTCGGCGCGCGTCGTGGTGCAGTCGAAACTGGAGGGGCTCGTCTCGGCGACGCTCATTCCCGCGTCGGGCTGGGTGTGGACGGGAGCGCCGCGCGGCGGCCCGTCGTACTACCGCAACGAGGGAGAGACCGTCTTGGGCGGCAGCATCAAGAACGGCACTCTCGGCTCGGCCTGTTTCCAGCTGGACTCAGGCTATCGGCCGGGCACGGAGGTTCGGTTCCCCGTCGTGAGCAACGGCGCGTTCGGCTGGGTGAAGGTGACGACCGACGGATACGTCACCCCCATGGCCGGCAGTACGACGGAGTTCAGCCTCGAAGGCGTGAGGTTTCGCGCGGCAGGGTGA